In the Scylla paramamosain isolate STU-SP2022 chromosome 21, ASM3559412v1, whole genome shotgun sequence genome, CTGTTACCAACTTTGTGGTGTGGATGGCTATCATGAGTGTAGATGATGTCATAGATGAGGAAACCACGGGCAAACCGTTAAAGTGCCTGTGCCCATTGTTGAGGCACTGTATGGGCGCCTGACTAGGGGACCACATTGTCAGACACACAATGTTACGAGTCAACACCGTGCCCTCCATGGGTATCTATGGTATGTGTCAGTTGTACACTAGCTGGTACTGTCCTGTGTGTCCAGACAGTCATGGATAAGTAGACAAGGGAAGCAACCCGGCATTTAATAGATTCTTACAGGGGAACTGTGCCTGTGGAATGTCGTGTGGaatagagaaatagacagaaaggCCACAGCACTGCAGAAAGTAGAACACATGAACAGCAGTGGTTGTCTCCTGCCCTTTTTCTTGCACatagtaataattattgtaCACAAAGCTATGCGTTTAGCTTTAACGGTCCGGCCCATATCGTATTGAACACCAAGTTAAGTCCACTGGCCAACGTTGCCTGACAGCTCTCACAGCCCTCTACCTCTGCTCTCTGCCCGGCGTCTGGTTCAGATCATACGTTCGCCTGCCTGTGCCTACTGCCTGCCTTAATTGTACTGTTCTGATATGGTAACAACTGTTTAAGGGCGAGAGAATTCCGGGCAACTCCGAGTGCCCGCCGTGCGTTTGCCCCGCGTGTGGAAGGGGCTTAAGATTAGTATATTATGAAACAGACACTTGACTGAATTAAAAATTCACTTATCTATATATCGATCGATTCCAACACACTGATACACTTGTCAATAAAGCAAGCCAAATGGTGCCTGCACGTAAGTACGTACTCGTACATCCATCACACGTTACTCACCTGAAGATTCCTGGTATGAAAGTGACAGGCTTTTTATTCATCTCAGACATACTCAATAAAAGTACTGTAGTTCATTAATGGGTCTTCCAGacggaaaataagtaaaagattGATACTACTGAGAACGAGTTCCTGGAACAACACAGACACGAGGCGCGCCAAGCTAGTTTGTTGACATTACGTGTGTCTGAATCCGGATGTGACTGGATTCACGTGTCGCTTTTGTAACGGTGTTTAACTTGCTTCTGGCTAGcaccttcatctttcttccttaccaGAGAAGGAGTCGCAGTAACTGATTAAAATTCTTTTATACACTGATGAAAAAGACTACACGAAAGATTAACGACCAGGATTCTAACTCATGATCCGACCACATCTGCCATCACTTAAAGAGTGCACTTAGTGAACATTCATATCAATTAAACCGCGTCGTCACACCTTtgctataaaaaataaataaataaaaaataccgtTTAAGTATCAGAAAATACAAACATGAGCAACACCAGAACAAATATCATTATAGACATCTTTATAATATTACCTCGCCATAACACCTATTACAAATactacatggaaataaaaacaacaaccaccGTTTAAGTATTTATGTATAAGCAAATACAAACATGGCAAACAGAAGAAGTACCATTATCATATttgatattacgaaaaaaataaaaaaaaatggcgataGCACTTGACTCTCATGGGCATTAAGTGTTTAAACAACGCTAAAATGATATTGAATTAAGAGTGTGCTTCACGCTTACTAGTACCATTGTTATCTACACTCTGCGCATTTTCTTCGAAGAGCTGAACTGTGCTGCGTGAAGAGGCGACACAGCACGAGACCACTCTCTGCCAACACACTGATAAGCAGGCGAACTGGTCAAAGAAGAAGACGTTCGACTCCAGACCCAACTGATTACACACACTCTTGCACCGGAGGTAGTTTTTCATGCAGTGCACACACGGGATGCTGAAAGAAGGGTTATTCATATTGCatagttttctttcctaatatctAATCAAGTTTTAGCAAGCCAGTGAAATCCAGCACTCGAATCCCGTTCAAGACTTCAAAGTATAATAATCATCTCTCGCTGACATTATCTCTTTCCATTCCCACTAATAAAATGACACCGACTTGGTCAACTCATCGTCATGCAGCTACAAATTTACCTCATTAGGAAAT is a window encoding:
- the LOC135111057 gene encoding uncharacterized protein LOC135111057 isoform X2; the protein is MKYIIVLVSLVWAASAKPSLDYDHIFQGVVNELQGAELDEFFKLFVKEEMMDYLQTVPPSLSRSVDFLMSIPCVHCMKNYLRCKSVCNQLGLESNVFFFDQFACLSVCWQRVVSCCVASSRSTVQLFEENAQSVDNNGTSKREAHS
- the LOC135111057 gene encoding uncharacterized protein LOC135111057 isoform X1, giving the protein MKYIIVLVSLVWAASAKPSLDYDHIFQAKGVVNELQGAELDEFFKLFVKEEMMDYLQTVPPSLSRSVDFLMSIPCVHCMKNYLRCKSVCNQLGLESNVFFFDQFACLSVCWQRVVSCCVASSRSTVQLFEENAQSVDNNGTSKREAHS